One window of Oryza brachyantha chromosome 12, ObraRS2, whole genome shotgun sequence genomic DNA carries:
- the LOC102722820 gene encoding long chain acyl-CoA synthetase 6, peroxisomal codes for MGREEEESPMGSAQRRLRAVSAHLPPPEPASAAGVDLAANPTAGEYANVQGYSAVLPEKLQTGKWNVYRSAKAPLRLIDRFPDNPDIATLHDNFVYAVETFRDCRYLGTRVCADGTVGDYKWMTYGEASTNRTAIGSGLIYHGIPQGACIGLYFINRPEWTIVDHACAAYSYVSVPLYDTLGPDAVQFIVNHATVEAIFCVPQTLSTLLSFITQMPCVRVIVVIDGDNANMASSSTTTGVKIITYSRLLSQGKMSSQSFRPPKPEDVATICYTSGTTGTPKGVVLSHGNLIANVAGSSLVIKFYPSDVYISYLPLAHIYERVNQIAVLHYGVAIGFYQGDNLKLMDDLAVLRPTVFPSVPRLYNRIYAAITNAVKESGGLKEKLFHAAYNAKKQAIINGKNPSPMWDKLVFNKIKARLGGRVRLMTSGASPLSADVMEFLRICFSGDVLEGYGMTETSCIITAMNSGDRLIGHVGSPNPSCEIKLVDVPEMNYTSEDQPYPRGEICVRGPTIFCGYYKDEIQTREAIDEDGWLHTGDIGLWLPGGRLKIIDRKKNIFKLAQGEYIAPEKIENVYAKCKFIAQCFIYGDSLNSCLVAIVAVEPEVLTAWAASEGIQYEDLRQLCADPRARAAVLADMDSIGKEAQLRGFEFAKAVTLVAEPFTLENGLLTPTFKVKRPQAKAYFVKEIADMYSQLREAESIKPKL; via the exons AtggggcgggaggaggaggagtccCCAATGGGCTCGGCCCAGCGCCGGCTGCGCGCCGTCTCCGCccacctcccgccgccggagcccgcctccgccgccggcgttgaCCTCGCCGCCAACCCCACCGCCGGCGAGTACGCGAACG TGCAGGGCTACAGTGCTGTACTCCCCGAGAAGTTACAAACTGGAAAGTGGAATGTATACCG GTCTGCGAAGGCACCTCTAAGGTTAATAGATAGATTCCCTGATAACCCAGACATTGCAACGCTTCATGATAATTTCGT GTATGCAGTTGAGACCTTTAGGGACTGTAGATACCTGGGCACAAGAGTCTGCGCTGATGGAACAGTTGGGGA CTACAAATGGATGACATATGGAGAAGCTAGTACAAACAGGACTGCAATAGGTTCTGGTCTTATTTATCATGGAATACCTCAA GGTGCATGCATTGGTTTGTATTTTATAAACAGACCTGAGTGGACCATAGTTGATCATGCCTGTGCGGCATATTCATATGTATCCGTGCCACTTTATGATACTCTAG GTCCAGACGCAGTCCAGTTCATTGTTAACCATGCTACAGTAGAGGCTATTTTCTGTGTGCCTCAAACACTAAGCACT CTGTTAAGCTTCATAACTCAAATGCCATGTGTTCGTGTTATAGTG GTAATTGATGGAGACAATGCAAATATGGCATCTTCCTCAACAACTACTGGAGTGAAAATTATAACTTACTCCAGACTACTAAGCCAG GGAAAGATGAGTTCTCAATCTTTTCGCCCTCCAAAACCTGAAGATGTTGCCACTATTTGTTACACTAGTGGTACAACTGGCACACCGAAG gGAGTTGTTCTTTCTCATGGGAATTTAATTGCAAATGTAGCAGGATCAAGCCTAGTCATTAAGTTTTACCCATCTGATGT GTATATCTCATATCTACCTTTAGCTCACATCTATGAGAGAGTTAACCAGATTGCAGTGCTTCACTATGGTGTTGCCATTGGATTCTACCAAGGG GATAATTTGAAGCTGATGGATGATCTGGCTGTATTGAGACCAACAGTATTTCCTAGTGTGCCCCGGCTATATAACAGAATTTATGCTGC AATTACAAATGCTGTCAAGGAGTCAGGTGGGCtgaaagaaaaattgtttCATGCTGCATACAATGCTAAGAAGCAAGCAATTATTAACG GGAAAAATCCATCCCCAATGTGGGACAAGTTGgtatttaacaaaataaaagctaGGCTTGGTGGACGTGTGAGACTTATGACTTCAGGCGCTTCTCCATTGTCAGCAGATGTTATGGAATTCCTAAGAAT ATGCTTCAGCGGTGATGTTCTCGAAGGATATGGAATGACAGAGACATCCTGTATCATCACTGCAATGAATTCTGGTGATAGGTTAATTGGTCATGTTGGATCCCCAAATCCATCCTGTG AGATTAAACTAGTGGATGTCCCAGAAATGAATTACACCTCTGAGGATCAACCATATCCTCGTGGAGAAATTTGTGTTAGGGGACCTACAATATTCTGTGGTTACTATAAAGACGAAATCCAAAC TAGAGAGGCCATTGACGAGGATGGTTGGTTGCACACTGGAGACATAGGTTTGTGGCTGCCTGGGGGGCgtctaaaaattatagatag GAAAAAGAACATTTTCAAGTTAGCTCAAGGAGAATACATAGCTCCTGAGAAGATTGAGAATGTCTATGCTAAGTGCAAGTTTATTGCACAGTGCTTTATATATG GTGATAGTTTAAATTCATGTTTGGTTGCCATAGTAGCAGTTGAACCAGAGGTGTTGACAGCTTGGGCTGCATCAGAAGGAATCCAG TACGAGGATTTAAGACAGCTTTGTGCTGATCCGAGAGCAAGAGCTGCTGTCCTGGCTGACATGGACTCTATTGGAAAGGAGGCACAG CTAAGAGGTTTTGAATTTGCCAAAGCTGTTACCCTTGTTGCTGAACCTTTCACGTTAGAAAATGGTCTCCTCACCCCTACATTCAAG GTCAAAAGACCACAAGCTAAGGCATActttgtaaaagaaatagcAGATATGTATTCTCAACTGCGTGAAGCAGAATCAATAAAGCCCAAGCTGTAA